In one window of Camelina sativa cultivar DH55 chromosome 15, Cs, whole genome shotgun sequence DNA:
- the LOC104748410 gene encoding LOW QUALITY PROTEIN: putative cysteine-rich repeat secretory protein 16 (The sequence of the model RefSeq protein was modified relative to this genomic sequence to represent the inferred CDS: deleted 1 base in 1 codon): protein MYSSSGVSTCFVLIPILSVRSVVATQLLLMRTVSSLNMTNAYLNHKCLAKQGKYNPGSWYERQLQKIIESIASGDGFIHGYDMMALSKDSDSDYVSVTNQCRGDSFGSKCRSCFATAIAGLRRRCPRNKGAIIWYDQCTLEISSFDTQGKIEKDNDFCMSNAKKMNVDSFGEKWLSFLENLVGKANNDKYLYGAGDTSFGTKKLYGMVQCRSDLYNNTCGKCVGYLAVKFQDCWHGKQGARVLGSSCNFRFELYPFVSSTKSGPNLKI, encoded by the exons atgTACTCTTCATCGGGGGTATCAACATGCTTCgttttgattcctattttg tCAGTGAGATCTGTGGTGGCCACACAACTGCTTCTTATGCGCACCGTTTCGTCCTTGAACATGACCAATGCCTATTTGAACCACAAATGCTTAGCCAAACAAGGGAAGTACAACCCGGGAAGTTGGTATGAGAGACAACTTCAAAAAATTATAGAGTCCATCGCGAGCGGTGATGGTTTTATCCACGGTTACGACATGATGGCCCTTAGTAaggattctgattctgattacGTCAGCGTCACCAACCAGTGCCGCGGCGACTCCTTCGGGTCTAAGTGCCGCTCCTGCTTTGCCACCGCCATTGCAGGG CTTCGTAGGAGATGTCCGCGAAATAAGGGGGCAATAATATGGTACGACCAATGTACTCTCGAGATTTCTTCGTTCGATACTCAAGGGAAGATTGAGAAAGATAACGATTTCTGTATGTCCAACGCGAAGAAAATGAACGTAGATTCGTTCGGTGAGAAGTGGCTGTCTTTCCTCGAAAACTTGGTAGGTAAAGCCAACAACGATAAGTATCTGTATGGGGCGGGGGATACAAGCTTTGGGACGAAGAAGTTGTACGGGATGGTGCAGTGTAGGAGTGACTTATATAATAATACTTGTGGCAAATGTGTTGGATATTTAGCTGTAAAATTTCAAGATTGCTGGCATGGTAAACAAGGAGCTAGAGTTTTGGGTAGTAGCTGTAACTTTAGGTTCGAGCTTTACCCTTTTGTAAGTAGTACCAAGTCCGGTCCTAATCTAAAAATataa
- the LOC104746637 gene encoding cysteine-rich repeat secretory protein 18-like: MHSSSSVSKRLILVPILVVVATQLLFLRSVSSLNLTNAYLQHKCLVNQGKYKPGSDYEKALIDIIQGFSDKPKDSYGFRTGFGVTAYGKEPDIVAITFQCRIDSRGPKCASCIVTASSELLRKKCPKDKGALIWYDQCLVEFSSFDTTGQINYDDNFCLTSAKNLSNDVINFFDRVAFLSNLTKLAVTKIDKKIEGVKKPVLYSAGERRFGRNNLYGMVQCSADLSGRGCEECISYYLTHFQECWKPKQGVRVLSRSCSYRYELYPFISAKSPYYTKFLK; encoded by the exons ATGCATTCTTCATCCTCTGTATCAAAACGCCTCATTCTGGTCCCTATCTTGGTCGTGGTGGCCACACAACTCCTCTTCTTACGCAGCGTTTCTTCACTAAATCTTACCAATGCGTATCTTCAGCACAAATGCTTAGTCAACCAAGGGAAATATAAACCGGGAAGCGACTATGAGAAAGCCCTCATTGATATCATCCAAGGCTTCTCGGATAAACCAAAAGATTCGTATGGTTTTCGTACTGGTTTCGGCGTGACAGCCTATGGTAAAGAGCCTGATATAGTCGCCATCACCTTCCAGTGCCGTATCGACTCTCGCGGGCCCAAGTGCGCTTCCTGCATTGTCACTGCAAGTTCTGAG CTTCTTCGTAAGAAATGTCCGAAAGATAAAGGGGCACTAATATGGTACGACCAATGTCTTGTGGAGTTTTCTTCGTTCGATACTACAGGGCAGATCAATTATGATGACAACTTCTGTTTGACCAGCGCTAAGAACTTGAGCAAcgatgttattaattttttcgaTAGGGTGGCTTTCCTCAGTAATCTGACAAAATTGGCCGTCActaagatagataaaaaaatagaagGTGTCAAGAAGCCGGTGCTGTACTCGGCGGGGGAGAGGAGATTCGGGAGGAATAATCTGTATGGAATGGTGCAGTGTTCGGCTGACTTATCTGGTAGGGGTTGTGAAGAGTGCATCTCATATTATTTGACGCATTTTCAAGAATGCTGGAAACCTAAACAAGGAGTAAGAGTTTTGAGTAGAAGTTGTAGCTATAGGTATGAGCTTTACCCATTTATTAGCGCTAAGAGTCCTTACTATACCAAGTTTCTAAAGTAA
- the LOC104746636 gene encoding cysteine-rich repeat secretory protein 18-like, translating into MYSSSSLSKRLFLVTILAVVATQLFLMRTVSSLNMTNAYLHHKCLVSQGKYKPGSLHDINYNKIIKSLSNDTYAFRTGYSMTALGEQSDLASVTFQCRGDSYGNKCRSCFATAQSELRKKCPRDKGAIIWYDQCFVEFSSFDTTGQINYDDGFCMTSAKNVSGDRISFEKTFLVLVGEMTQVAVTKKQKIIKNYDKPAMYAAGEKRLGKKKLYVMVQCMVDLNEKGCRECLSHMVVHYQDCYRDKQGARVFGGSCSFRFELYPFVNPKTSPN; encoded by the exons ATgtactcttcatcttctctatcaAAACGCCTCTTTTTGGTCACTATTTTGGCCGTGGTAGCCACACAACTGTTCCTTATGCGCACCGTTTCGTCCTTGAACATGACCAATGCGTATCTGCACCACAAATGTCTAGTCAGTCAAGGGAAATACAAGCCGGGAAGTTTGCACGACATAAACTATAATAAGATCATCAAAAGCTTGTCGAATGATACATATGCTTTTCGTACTGGTTACAGCATGACGGCCTTGGGTGAGCAATCTGATTTGGCCTCCGTAACATTCCAGTGCCGTGGCGACTCTTACGGGAACAAATGCCGTTCCTGCTTTGCTACCGCCCAATCTGAG CTTCGTAAGAAATGTCCGAGAGACAAGGGGGCAATAATATGGTACGATCAATGTTTTGTCGAGTTTTCTTCGTTCGATACTACAGGGCAGATCAATTACGATGATGGTTTCTGTATGACGAGCGCGAAGAATGTGAGCGGCGATCGGATTTCTTTTGAGAAGACGTTTTTGGTCCTCGTTGGCGAAATGACACAAGTAGCCGtcactaaaaaacaaaaaattataaaaaattacgaCAAGCCGGCGATGTATGCGGCAGGAGAGAAGAGGCttgggaagaagaagctatACGTAATGGTGCAGTGTATGGTTGACTTAAATGAAAAGGGTTGTAGGGAGTGTTTGTCACATATGGTCGTGCATTATCAAGATTGCTATAGAGATAAACAAGGAGCAAGAGTTTTTGGTGGAAGCTGTAGCTTTAGGTTTGAGCTTTACCCTTTTGTTAACCCCAAGACCAGTCCTAATTAA
- the LOC109129209 gene encoding cysteine-rich repeat secretory protein 18-like, with the protein MHSSSSVSKRLVLIPILVVAATQLLLLHSVSSLNRTNAYLHHKCLVSEGQYKPGSQYEKAFNELIKSFSDGSYNFHYGWGFTAMGKEPDMIAITYQCRVDSRGPKCGTCVINASSELLRKRCPRDRGAVIWYDQCIVEFSRFNTIGQINYDDNFCMPSVKNLSGDSISFENRLFLLYNLTSLAITKIDENIKGVKTPVRYAAGEKRLGKKNLYGMVQCSGGLTVKGCQECIKYYIIHYQDCWKHKQGVRVLSPSCNFRYELYSFINPTSPYYTKF; encoded by the exons atgcATTCTTCATCCTCTGTATCAAAACGCCTCGTTCTAATCCCTATCTTGGTCGTTGCGGCCACACAACTCCTCCTCTTACACAGTGTTTCTTCACTAAATCGTACCAATGCGTATCTGCATCACAAATGCTTAGTCAGCGAAGGGCAATACAAGCCGGGAAGCCAGTACGAGAAAGCCTTCAATGAACTCATCAAAAGCTTTTCGGACGgttcatataattttcattACGGTTGGGGCTTCACGGCCATGGGTAAAGAACCTGATATGATCGCCATCACCTACCAGTGCCGTGTCGACTCTCGCGGGCCCAAGTGCGGCACCTGCGTTATCAATGCCAGTTCTGAG CTTCTTCGTAAGAGATGTCCAAGAGATAGGGGGGCGGTAATATGGTACGACCAATGTATTGTGGAGTTTTCTAGGTTCAATACTATAGGGCAGATCAATTATGATGACAACTTCTGTATGCCCAGCGTGAAGAACTTGAGCGGCGATTcaatttcttttgaaaataGGTTGTTTCTGCTCTACAATCTGACAAGTTTAGCCATTACTAAAATAGATGAAAACATAAAAGGAGTCAAAACGCCGGTGCGGTATGCGGCAGGAGAGAAGAGACTCGGTAAGAAGAATTTATACGGAATGGTGCAGTGTTCGGGTGGCTTAACAGTTAAAGGTTGTCAAGAGtgtataaaatattacattatcCATTATCAAGATTGCTGGAAACATAAACAAGGAGTAAGAGTTTTGAGTCCAAGTTGTAACTTTAGGTATGAGCTTTACTCTTTTATTAACCCCACAAGTCCTTACTATACCAAGTTCTAA
- the LOC104746635 gene encoding putative cysteine-rich repeat secretory protein 17 has product MYSLSTVSKRFLLVHILAVMATEMLLIGSVSSLNMTNSYLNHKCLVSQGKYKPGSVHEKNLEAIIHSISVGENVISGYDMMSFGEGRDLVSVILQCRGDSYGSKCRSCFSSAMAGLRRRCPRYKGGIIWFDQCLLEISSIDTVGQLNYDDSFCMSNAKNTGDDPFSFILKWDTLFDNLTTVAITEKNKNLKESTKPALYGAGEKRLGTKINMYGMVQCTDDLSVKAYEECLVHNILQFQNCWKSGKRGARVLGRSCNFRYELYPFVNAKTGPNSYLKS; this is encoded by the exons ATGTACTCTTTATCTACTGTATCAAAACGCTTCCTTTTGGTCCATATATTGGCTGTGATGGCCACAGAAATGCTGCTTATAGGTAGCGTTTCATCTTTAAACATGACCAATTCGTATCTGAACCACAAATGCTTGGTCAGTCAAGGAAAATATAAGCCGGGAAGTGTGCATGAGAAAAACCTCGAAGCTATTATCCATTCCATCTCGGTCGGTGAAAATGTTATTAGCGGTTACGACATGATGTCCTTTGGTGAAGGTCGAGATCTGGTCAGCGTCATTCTCCAGTGTCGGGGAGACTCCTACGGGTCCAAGTGCCGCTCCTGCTTTTCCTCAGCTATGGCCGGG CTTCGTAGGAGATGTCCGAGATATAAAGGGGGAATAATATGGTTCGACCAATGTCTTCTCGAGATTTCTTCGATCGATACTGTAGGGCAGCTAAATTACGATGACAGTTTCTGTATGTCCAACGCGAAGAACACGGGAGATGATCCGTTTTCTTTCATACTGAAGTGGGATACTCTCTTTGACAATCTGACAACTGTAGCCAtcactgaaaaaaacaaaaacttaaaagagtcCACCAAGCCGGCGCTGTACGGGGCTGGGGAGAAGAGGCTCGGGACGAAGATAAATATGTACGGAATGGTTCAATGTACGGATGACTTATCTGTTAAGGCTTATGAGGAGTGTCTCGTACATAATATCTTGCAGTTTCAAAATTGCTGGAAAAGTGGTAAAAGGGGAGCGAGAGTTTTGGGTAGAAGCTGTAACTTTAGGTACGAGCTTTACCCTTTTGTTAATGCCAAGACCGGTCCTAATTCTTATTTGAAGAGTTAA
- the LOC104746638 gene encoding cysteine-rich repeat secretory protein 18-like — MHSSSSVSKRLVLVPILVVAATQLLLVNSVSSLNLTNAYLHHKCLVNEGQYKPGSQYEKAFNELIKSFSDGSYNFHDGWGFTAMGKEPDMIAITYQCRVDSRGPKCGTCVINASSELLRKRCPRYRGAVIWYDQCIVEFSRFNTIGQINYDDNFCMPSVKNLSDDSISFENRSILLDNLTSLAITKIDKNIKGVKTPVRYAAGEKRFGKKNLYGMVQCSGGLTVKGCLECYTYYLIHYQDCWRNKQGVRVLSPSCNFRYELYPFINPRSPYYTKF, encoded by the exons atGCATTCTTCATCCTCTGTATCAAAACGCCTCGTTCTAGTCCCTATCTTGGTCGTTGCGGCCACACAACTCCTCCTCGTAAACAGTGTTTCTTCACTAAATCTTACCAATGCGTATCTGCACCACAAATGCTTAGTCAACGAAGGGCAATACAAGCCGGGAAGCCAGTACGAGAAAGCCTTCAATGAACTCATCAAAAGCTTTTCGGACGGTTCATATAATTTTCATGACGGTTGGGGCTTCACGGCCATGGGTAAAGAACCTGATATGATCGCCATCACCTACCAGTGTCGTGTCGACTCTCGCGGGCCCAAGTGCGGCACCTGCGTTATCAATGCCAGTTCTGAG CTTCTTCGTAAGAGATGTCCAAGATATAGGGGGGCGGTAATATGGTACGACCAATGTATTGTGGAGTTTTCTAGGTTCAATACTATAGGGCAGATCAATTATGATGACAACTTCTGTATGCCCAGCGTGAAGAACTTGAGCGACGATTcaatttcttttgaaaataGGTCGATTCTACTCGACAATCTAACAAGTTTAGCCATTActaaaatagataaaaacataaaaggagTCAAAACGCCGGTGCGGTATGCGGCGGGGGAGAAGAGATTCGGTAAGAAGAATCTCTACGGAATGGTGCAGTGTTCGGGTGGCTTAACAGTTAAAGGTTGTCTAGAGTGTTATACATATTACCTTATCCATTATCAAGATTGCTGGAGAAATAAACAAGGAGTAAGAGTTTTGAGTCCAAGTTGTAACTTTAGGTATGAGCTTTACCCTTTTATTAACCCCAGAAGTCCTTACTATACCAAGTTCTAA